The following are encoded together in the Bos taurus isolate L1 Dominette 01449 registration number 42190680 breed Hereford chromosome 10, ARS-UCD2.0, whole genome shotgun sequence genome:
- the BHMT2 gene encoding LOW QUALITY PROTEIN: S-methylmethionine--homocysteine S-methyltransferase BHMT2 (The sequence of the model RefSeq protein was modified relative to this genomic sequence to represent the inferred CDS: deleted 2 bases in 1 codon), translating into MRWRDKKVTRQACHLSLKHLTAKQRQQGLLEHLDSGEVVVGDGSFLLTLEKRGYVKAGLWTPEAVVEHPNAGRSHMEFLRVGSDVMQTFTFSASENNMESLWEAVNTAACDLAREGANKGDALVAGGICRTSLYAHHKDEVRIKKLFRLQLEIFARKNVDFLIAEYFEHAVEVLKESGEPVAATMCIGPEGDMHGVTPGECAVKLVKAGASVVGVNCRFGPWTSLKTMSLMKEARQAAELKAPLMVWSLGFHMPDCGKGGFLDLPEYPFVLEPRVATRWDIQKNAREAYNLGVRYIGGCCGFEPYHIRAIAEELAPEKGFLSPASEKHGSWGSGLNMHTKPWIRARARREYWENLRLASGRPFCPSLSKPDA; encoded by the exons ATGAGGTGGAGAGACAAGAAGGTGACAAGACAGGCCTGTCACCTGAGCCTCAAGCATCTTACAGCCAAACAGAGGCAACAG GGCCTTTTAGAACATCTGGATAGTGGGGAGGTTGTGGTTGGAGATGGCAGCTTCCTCCTAACTCTGGAGAAGAGGGGCTACGTGAAGGCCGGGCTCTGGACTCCAGAAGCCGTAGTAGAGCATCCAAACGCAGGTCG CTCTCACATGGAATTCTTGAGGGTGGGATCAGATGTCATgcagactttcactttttctgccAGTGAGAACAATATGgaaagcctg TGGGAAGCTGTAAACACCGCTGCCTGTGACCTCGCCAGAGAAGGAGCCAACAAAGGGGATGCTTTGGTAGCAGGGGGGATCTGCCGGACATCGTTGTACGCACACCACAAGGATGAAGTTAGAATTAAAAAGCTTTTTCGACTACAGCTAGAGATTTTTGCCAGGAAAAATGTAGATTTCTTGATTGCAGAG tattttgaacacgCTGTAGAAGTCTTAAAAGAATCTGGAGAGCCTGTGGCAGCCACTATGTGTATCGGCCCAGAGGGAGACATGCATGGTGTAACACCTGGAGAATGTGCTGTGAAGCTGGTGAAGGCAG GGGCCTCAGTTGTTGGTGTGAACTGCCGATTTGGGCCCTGGACCAGCCTGAAGACAATGAGCCTCATGAAGGAAGCCCGACAGGCTGCAGAGCTGAAAGCGCCCTTGATGGTGTGGTCCCTGGGGTTCCACATGCCCGACTGTGGCAAAGGAGGGTTTCTGGATCTCCCTGAATATCCCTTTG TGCTGGAGCCCAGAGTTGCAACCAGATGGGATATTCAAAAGAACGCCAGAGAAGCCTACAACCTGGGGGTCAGGTACATAGGCGGGTGCTGTGGCTTTGAGCCCTATCACATCAGAGCGATTGCAGAGGAGCTGGCCCCAGAGAAGGGATTTTTGTCACCAGCTTCAGAAAAACATGGCAGCTGGGGAAGTGGTCTCAATATGCACACCAAACCCTGGATTAGAGCCAG GGCTAGAAGGGAGTATTGGGAGAATCTGCGGCTGGCTTCTGGCAGACct ttctgtccttcattgtcaaAGCCAGATGCCTAA